Proteins from one Tautonia marina genomic window:
- a CDS encoding phage minor head protein: MTDRRLALRAWLLAMSRLEVQLRVEQARARNAMIRAAARAYEKNGHPPSHVFLAHRVRVKGVLDDHYRRTIPLFGQMALKQVKSRRIERKAAQTIYEALVAEWIGREALRKATLIADTDRDDVLGAIEGGMAEGIGTEEIGRRIRKVAQMTPYRAATVARTETHAAATFGSIESVRQAERDLGVVMVKEWLATKDDRTRPEHLAADGQKVGMDEKFTVGGELMDRPGDSSASAENVIACRCALVYEEKS, translated from the coding sequence GTGACCGACCGCCGCCTCGCCCTCCGCGCCTGGCTACTCGCGATGAGTCGGCTCGAAGTCCAGCTCCGCGTCGAGCAGGCCCGCGCCCGCAACGCGATGATCCGGGCGGCGGCCAGGGCCTACGAGAAGAACGGCCACCCACCGTCCCATGTCTTCCTCGCCCATCGGGTGAGGGTGAAGGGCGTGCTGGACGATCACTACCGCCGCACCATCCCCCTCTTCGGGCAGATGGCACTGAAGCAGGTCAAGTCCCGCCGCATCGAGCGGAAGGCCGCCCAGACCATCTACGAGGCGCTGGTTGCCGAATGGATCGGTCGCGAGGCACTGCGCAAGGCGACGCTGATCGCGGACACCGACCGCGACGACGTCCTCGGCGCCATCGAAGGCGGCATGGCCGAGGGGATCGGCACGGAGGAAATAGGGAGGAGGATACGGAAGGTCGCGCAGATGACACCGTATCGGGCCGCCACGGTCGCCCGCACGGAGACGCACGCCGCCGCCACGTTCGGCAGCATCGAGAGTGTCCGGCAGGCAGAGCGCGACCTGGGCGTGGTCATGGTCAAGGAATGGCTGGCCACGAAGGACGACCGCACCCGCCCGGAGCACCTTGCTGCGGACGGGCAGAAGGTCGGCATGGACGAGAAATTCACCGTCGGCGGCGAGCTGATGGACCGGCCGGGGGATTCGAGCGCGAGTGCGGAGAACGTCATCGCGTGCCGGTGTGCGCTGGTTTATGAGGAGAAAAGTTAG